In one window of Halomarina pelagica DNA:
- a CDS encoding MarR family transcriptional regulator, whose amino-acid sequence MFVFLADSTTPPEPAEPARYERLLELPPSAKLVYLVLANEGPLTQQQLCDRTRLAPRTARYALTDLRSADLVDHSVYVPDARKRLYQATPVTTPPE is encoded by the coding sequence ATGTTCGTGTTCCTCGCGGACAGCACCACGCCGCCTGAGCCGGCGGAGCCCGCCCGCTATGAGCGACTGCTAGAGTTACCACCGAGTGCAAAACTCGTCTACCTCGTCCTTGCCAACGAAGGCCCACTCACCCAACAGCAACTCTGCGACCGAACGAGACTCGCTCCTCGAACCGCTCGGTATGCGTTGACCGATCTTCGGTCTGCAGATCTCGTCGACCACTCAGTGTATGTCCCAGACGCGCGCAAGAGGCTCTACCAGGCAACTCCGGTGACCACCCCGCCCGAGTGA
- a CDS encoding bacterio-opsin activator domain-containing protein, whose translation MTAYETLERRERGLSALSDATRELMHLDSDDIADRAADIVRTVLDVTFASTWFYDGTTGELERHASSTDDPTVTALAELYEDRAWRAFVTERTDVRNDLPPPPDAADSETSLRSGVIVPLGRHGVFCAGSAHADAFDGTTVDLANTLGRTIETALDRAERERTLEEKNEHLERLNRINNVIRGIGEALVEADTRTEIERIVCERLAASDPYRFVWIGERDRNTGAITARARAGGQAGYLDGITITADDTPTGRGPVGTAVRTRKVQVVQDVLIDPSFKPWREETLSRGFRSCISVPLVYQESFYGVLNLYADTPNVFDEMERTVLAELGETIAHSIDAAETRRTLRTDHVVELTLKVRADDVLGRLARDVGREIEFEGLVPESDGVTRLFFTTRGTPPEEVRTAGERLAGVEEIRVVRGDETECVFEAVATEPTLASHLVGRRAVVRSLTATVDDTTAVVDLPTPTDVRELVRGVRAAYPDTELVARHTRDRTIASRQDLRAAVEERLTDRQREILETAYLSGFFESPRARTGKELSESLGISQPTFASHLREAERRLCEMVFGRS comes from the coding sequence GTGACGGCCTACGAGACGCTCGAACGACGCGAGCGGGGGCTCAGCGCGCTCAGCGACGCGACCCGGGAGCTGATGCACCTCGACTCCGACGACATCGCCGATCGCGCGGCGGACATCGTGCGAACGGTGCTCGACGTGACGTTCGCGTCGACCTGGTTCTACGACGGGACCACCGGCGAACTGGAGCGACACGCCAGTAGCACAGACGACCCGACGGTCACCGCGCTCGCCGAACTCTACGAGGACCGCGCCTGGCGGGCGTTCGTCACCGAGCGGACGGACGTGCGTAACGACCTGCCGCCCCCGCCCGACGCCGCCGACTCGGAGACGTCGCTCCGGAGCGGCGTGATCGTCCCGCTCGGGAGACACGGCGTCTTCTGCGCGGGATCGGCCCACGCCGACGCGTTCGACGGGACCACGGTCGATCTCGCGAACACGCTCGGGCGGACCATCGAGACGGCGCTCGATCGCGCCGAGCGGGAGCGGACGCTCGAGGAGAAAAACGAGCACCTGGAACGGCTCAATCGGATCAACAACGTCATCCGCGGGATCGGCGAGGCGCTGGTGGAAGCCGACACGCGGACCGAGATCGAACGGATCGTCTGCGAGCGACTCGCGGCGTCAGACCCGTATCGCTTCGTGTGGATCGGCGAACGCGACCGGAACACGGGCGCGATCACGGCGCGCGCCCGGGCGGGCGGCCAGGCGGGGTACCTCGACGGCATCACGATCACGGCCGACGACACGCCCACCGGACGCGGACCGGTCGGCACGGCGGTGCGAACGCGGAAGGTACAGGTCGTCCAGGACGTCCTGATCGATCCGAGCTTCAAACCGTGGCGCGAGGAGACGCTCTCGCGGGGCTTTCGATCCTGCATCAGCGTCCCGCTCGTCTACCAGGAATCGTTCTACGGCGTGTTGAACCTGTACGCGGATACGCCGAACGTCTTCGACGAGATGGAGCGAACGGTGCTGGCGGAACTCGGCGAGACGATCGCCCACTCCATCGACGCCGCCGAGACCAGGCGGACGTTGCGGACCGACCACGTCGTCGAACTGACGCTGAAGGTCCGAGCCGACGACGTGCTCGGCCGACTCGCTCGGGACGTCGGCCGCGAGATCGAGTTCGAGGGGCTCGTCCCCGAGTCGGACGGCGTCACCCGGCTCTTCTTCACGACGCGGGGGACGCCCCCCGAGGAGGTTCGAACCGCCGGGGAGCGGCTCGCGGGCGTCGAGGAGATCCGGGTGGTCCGGGGGGACGAGACAGAGTGCGTCTTCGAGGCGGTCGCGACCGAACCGACGCTCGCGTCGCACCTGGTCGGTCGACGGGCCGTCGTCCGTTCGCTCACCGCCACCGTCGACGACACCACCGCCGTGGTCGACCTCCCGACGCCGACCGACGTCCGCGAGTTGGTCCGGGGCGTTCGGGCCGCGTACCCCGACACCGAGCTGGTGGCTCGACACACCCGCGATCGGACGATCGCGTCGCGCCAGGATCTGCGGGCCGCGGTCGAGGAGCGGCTCACCGACCGCCAGCGTGAGATACTCGAAACGGCCTACCTGAGCGGGTTCTTCGAGTCGCCACGCGCACGGACGGGGAAGGAACTCTCCGAGTCGCTGGGCATCTCACAGCCGACGTTCGCCTCCCACCTCCGGGAGGCAGAACGGAGACTCTGCGAGATGGTGTTCGGTCGATCCTGA
- a CDS encoding winged helix-turn-helix domain-containing protein: MGSNWSRHVPSRGGDRRGRGGVRTPSHSMTERTPIEEPSTDTVFEILSDRSRRRLLIALLERDFRDGGGETVSIGEIVGDGNSDRLEINLVHNHLPKLEYAGLIEWDREANEMRRGPRFEDVGPMLRTIHDHVGELRDDWR; encoded by the coding sequence ATGGGTTCTAACTGGTCGCGTCACGTGCCTTCACGCGGGGGTGACCGAAGGGGTCGTGGCGGCGTCCGGACCCCCTCGCACTCTATGACAGAACGAACGCCCATCGAGGAGCCATCTACGGACACGGTTTTCGAAATTCTGTCGGACAGATCCCGCCGTCGATTGCTGATCGCGCTGCTCGAACGCGACTTCCGGGACGGCGGGGGCGAAACTGTCTCGATAGGGGAGATCGTCGGAGACGGGAACTCGGATCGTCTCGAGATCAACCTGGTGCACAACCACCTGCCGAAACTCGAGTACGCGGGGCTCATCGAGTGGGACAGGGAGGCGAACGAGATGCGTCGAGGCCCCCGATTCGAGGACGTTGGCCCGATGCTTCGAACGATACACGACCACGTCGGCGAACTCCGCGACGACTGGCGCTGA
- a CDS encoding DUF6114 domain-containing protein, translating into MSTRFDVPTVGADGYRRQFGSWKRDRPFWGGVLLIVSALIIGIIPLDLALKFALVPVEFAYIGLIFTVFVLLCGVFALAQPKLASFFGVAGMLIAIASIFGALGGFVVGTIVGIAGGALCVAWEPPADGE; encoded by the coding sequence GTGAGCACGAGGTTCGACGTTCCGACGGTGGGGGCGGACGGCTACCGACGACAGTTCGGCTCGTGGAAGCGCGACCGGCCGTTCTGGGGCGGCGTGCTGCTGATCGTCTCGGCGCTGATCATCGGCATCATCCCGCTCGACCTGGCGCTGAAGTTCGCGCTCGTCCCGGTGGAGTTCGCGTACATCGGCCTCATCTTCACCGTCTTCGTCCTCCTCTGTGGCGTGTTCGCGCTCGCCCAGCCGAAGCTCGCGAGCTTCTTCGGCGTCGCGGGGATGCTCATCGCCATCGCGTCCATCTTCGGCGCGCTCGGCGGCTTCGTCGTCGGGACGATCGTCGGCATCGCGGGCGGGGCGCTCTGCGTCGCGTGGGAGCCGCCGGCCGACGGGGAGTAG
- a CDS encoding HD domain-containing protein: MTTIKDSVHDHIEVSGVAESLLDTRMVQRLRRIRQLGTVALVYPSANHTRFEHSLGVYHLANEALSHLGIEGVKAERVRAAALLHDTGHGPYSHNIEGVIHRHTGKYHDEIHDLLRAGEVARILEEHGLDPVEVADLVRGDGELGQLVSGELDVDRMDYLVRDAHHTGVPYGTIDHERLVRELRFVDGELVLAEGNVQTAESLLVARALMTPTVYSHHVARISKAMLRRAVDRLLASCDVSAERLRRFDDHSLFAALRDCEATADAADRLDRRDLYKRAVWAELDGVPDALLDATHDEVVDLEREVAETAGVDREHVVLDVPGRPSIPESTSRVVVNGTIRRLESQSTLVQALMRVQHDQWRFGVYAPHRHTEAVGGAAERVLGLDLDALVSDVRMGRHRTLDEFSEN; this comes from the coding sequence ATGACGACCATCAAGGACAGCGTCCACGACCACATCGAGGTGTCGGGCGTCGCCGAGTCCCTCCTCGACACCCGGATGGTCCAGCGGTTGCGGCGGATCCGTCAGCTCGGCACCGTCGCCCTCGTCTACCCCTCCGCGAACCACACCCGCTTCGAGCACAGCCTCGGCGTCTACCACCTCGCGAACGAGGCGCTCTCGCACCTCGGCATCGAGGGCGTGAAGGCCGAGCGCGTCCGGGCGGCCGCCCTCCTGCACGACACCGGTCACGGTCCCTACAGCCACAACATCGAGGGCGTCATCCACCGCCACACCGGCAAGTACCACGACGAGATCCACGACCTGCTCCGGGCCGGCGAGGTCGCGCGAATCCTCGAGGAGCACGGACTCGACCCCGTCGAGGTGGCCGACCTCGTCCGCGGCGACGGCGAACTCGGCCAGCTGGTCTCCGGCGAACTCGACGTCGATCGCATGGACTACCTCGTCCGCGACGCCCACCACACCGGCGTCCCGTACGGCACCATCGACCACGAGCGCCTCGTCCGCGAGCTGCGGTTCGTCGACGGCGAACTGGTCCTCGCCGAGGGGAACGTCCAGACCGCAGAGAGCCTCCTCGTCGCCCGCGCCCTGATGACGCCGACGGTCTACAGCCACCACGTCGCGCGCATCAGCAAGGCGATGCTCCGGCGCGCCGTCGATCGCCTGCTCGCCTCCTGCGACGTCAGCGCCGAGCGGTTGCGCCGGTTCGACGACCACTCCCTGTTCGCCGCGCTGCGCGACTGCGAGGCGACCGCCGACGCCGCCGACCGACTCGACCGACGCGACCTCTACAAGCGGGCGGTGTGGGCGGAACTCGACGGCGTTCCCGACGCGCTGCTCGACGCGACCCACGACGAGGTCGTCGACCTCGAACGCGAGGTGGCGGAGACGGCCGGCGTCGATCGCGAACACGTCGTCCTCGACGTTCCTGGCCGCCCCTCGATCCCCGAGTCCACGAGCCGCGTCGTCGTCAACGGGACCATCCGCCGACTCGAGAGCCAGTCGACGCTCGTACAGGCGCTCATGCGCGTCCAGCACGACCAGTGGCGCTTCGGCGTCTACGCGCCCCACCGGCACACTGAGGCCGTCGGAGGGGCCGCAGAGCGCGTCCTAGGGCTCGACCTCGACGCGCTGGTCAGCGACGTTCGCATGGGCCGACACCGGACGCTCGACGAGTTCAGCGAGAACTAA
- a CDS encoding helix-turn-helix domain-containing protein produces MKFATVTLTLPEGGVHPVGAAIAELEGVRREELVHVNALFDGNGVLVYRLSGDVSTLGSALDEHPDAISYDLVDAPDDDHYCYVYVKPGHPAGTLMYLVEKYALILDPPLEFTRDGRLRVTVAGRAEKLREAFQQFPDDVVIDVEQAGAYVPGHAQLLTTLTDRQREVLETAVELGYYDIPRRATHASIARELDCASSTVDEHLRKAEARLFGALVG; encoded by the coding sequence ATGAAGTTTGCGACCGTCACGCTCACGCTCCCGGAGGGTGGCGTCCATCCGGTCGGGGCGGCCATCGCCGAGCTAGAGGGGGTGCGGCGCGAGGAACTGGTCCACGTCAACGCGCTGTTCGACGGCAACGGCGTGCTGGTCTACCGGCTCTCGGGGGACGTCTCGACGCTCGGGTCGGCGCTCGACGAGCACCCCGACGCCATCTCGTACGACCTCGTCGACGCTCCCGACGACGATCACTACTGTTACGTCTACGTCAAGCCGGGGCACCCCGCCGGGACGCTCATGTACCTCGTCGAGAAGTACGCGCTGATCCTCGATCCGCCCCTCGAGTTCACTCGGGACGGCCGGCTTCGCGTCACCGTCGCCGGGCGGGCGGAGAAGCTCCGCGAGGCGTTCCAGCAGTTCCCGGACGACGTGGTCATCGACGTCGAGCAGGCCGGCGCGTACGTCCCCGGCCACGCGCAGTTGCTCACCACGCTGACCGACCGGCAGCGCGAGGTGCTCGAAACCGCCGTCGAACTGGGATACTACGACATCCCCCGTCGGGCGACGCACGCGAGCATCGCGCGCGAACTGGACTGCGCCTCGAGCACCGTCGACGAACACCTGAGAAAGGCGGAAGCGCGCCTGTTCGGCGCGCTGGTCGGATAG
- a CDS encoding DUF6230 family protein — MPIDKRRFAAVFLVGNLLLLGVGAGVVVGGVAVAVPTAGVGGFTVTFDELSGQGFQQYPTLENNSECSAYPASVAQIEKGTIEGLNLYKDIRTPTGDTVRVLITSDQTVRFNGLTQKFTYLRGDLTFDQGQTIEAGAPSAEVKNQLSLSAPSITIEDGRIKAQSQFVRSITLNGATVKTIVNPEDTSDLPKGQCAAPK; from the coding sequence ATGCCAATCGACAAGAGACGGTTCGCGGCGGTGTTCCTGGTGGGTAACCTCCTGCTGCTCGGCGTGGGCGCGGGCGTCGTCGTGGGCGGCGTCGCGGTCGCGGTGCCGACAGCCGGCGTCGGAGGGTTCACCGTGACGTTCGACGAACTGAGCGGACAGGGGTTCCAGCAGTATCCGACGCTGGAGAACAACAGCGAGTGCTCGGCGTATCCGGCCTCGGTCGCCCAGATCGAGAAGGGGACGATCGAGGGACTGAACCTCTACAAGGACATCCGGACGCCGACCGGCGACACGGTCCGGGTGCTGATCACGTCCGACCAGACGGTGCGGTTCAACGGCCTCACGCAGAAGTTCACCTACCTCCGCGGGGACCTGACGTTCGATCAGGGCCAGACGATCGAGGCGGGTGCGCCGAGCGCCGAGGTGAAGAACCAGCTGTCGCTGTCCGCGCCCAGCATCACGATCGAGGACGGGAGGATCAAGGCCCAGAGCCAGTTCGTCCGCTCGATCACGCTGAACGGCGCGACGGTGAAGACGATCGTCAACCCCGAGGACACGAGCGACCTGCCGAAGGGGCAGTGCGCCGCCCCCAAGTGA
- the tnpC gene encoding IS66 family transposase, with protein MNGDDLTKEELLSRFLQLEQRVEELEQELTQKNKRIEEQNEQIEELEARLRKYENPHTPPSKRRSATPRSPTSDSDEDDDNVRTDGGTPGRNDGHDPEWRTVSDPDEEVEVTCDCCPECGEDLDESVGVSPRLVEEIPDPQPPVVTRYNRHCYECESCGTATVASHPDCPDEGQFGVNVIAQAALSRYEQRLPYRKIADRFEQLCGLELSGASAWHATERAARAGRCEYEQIRRHIQDADVVHVDETGVKRDGDQAWIWTFRTAEHTLYAVRESRGHDVPAEVLGEDFAGTVVCDGWTAYPAFTSNLQRCWAHLLREAEDVADDHKKGERIHRSLRQMYVGLQAWLETDPTVRERAQMHRSARAELTSLVERSETDGAVATLLGKIEGGLDHWLTFVGEPAVSPTNNAAENALREPVVLRKIIGTLRNDHGMFVHETLLSLLATWRQQGRNPYEELKRVARDNEMISRAQAVPVVEPSG; from the coding sequence GTGAACGGGGACGATCTCACCAAGGAGGAACTGCTTTCTCGCTTTCTTCAACTTGAGCAGCGGGTCGAAGAACTCGAACAGGAACTCACTCAGAAGAACAAGCGGATCGAAGAACAGAACGAGCAGATCGAGGAACTCGAAGCACGGCTTCGCAAGTACGAAAATCCACACACCCCGCCCAGCAAACGACGGTCGGCGACCCCTCGGTCGCCGACCTCGGACAGTGACGAGGACGACGATAACGTCCGTACTGACGGCGGAACACCGGGTCGGAACGACGGACACGATCCAGAGTGGCGAACAGTGTCTGATCCCGATGAGGAAGTTGAGGTCACCTGCGACTGCTGTCCAGAGTGTGGTGAGGATCTCGACGAGTCGGTGGGCGTCAGCCCCCGACTCGTCGAAGAGATTCCCGATCCACAGCCGCCTGTCGTCACCCGGTACAACCGTCACTGCTACGAGTGTGAGTCCTGTGGAACCGCAACTGTTGCCTCACACCCCGACTGCCCCGATGAGGGGCAGTTCGGGGTGAACGTCATCGCACAGGCCGCACTCTCCCGGTACGAGCAGCGACTTCCCTACCGGAAGATCGCTGATCGCTTCGAGCAGCTCTGTGGGTTGGAGCTTTCGGGCGCGTCCGCGTGGCACGCGACCGAGCGCGCTGCGCGCGCCGGTCGCTGCGAGTACGAACAAATCCGTCGCCACATCCAGGACGCTGATGTCGTCCACGTCGACGAAACCGGCGTCAAACGTGACGGTGACCAAGCGTGGATCTGGACGTTCAGGACGGCCGAGCACACGCTGTACGCCGTCAGAGAGAGCCGTGGTCATGATGTTCCCGCGGAAGTCCTCGGTGAGGACTTCGCGGGAACGGTCGTTTGTGACGGCTGGACGGCGTATCCGGCCTTCACCAGCAACCTCCAGCGGTGTTGGGCCCACTTGCTCCGTGAGGCCGAAGACGTCGCCGACGACCACAAGAAGGGAGAGCGGATTCACCGATCTCTCAGGCAGATGTACGTCGGTCTCCAGGCGTGGCTGGAGACCGACCCAACAGTCCGTGAACGGGCACAGATGCATCGGTCTGCCCGGGCCGAACTCACCTCGCTCGTTGAGCGGTCAGAGACCGACGGAGCAGTGGCAACACTGCTCGGGAAGATCGAAGGTGGGCTCGACCACTGGCTCACCTTCGTCGGTGAGCCAGCGGTCTCACCGACGAACAATGCTGCCGAGAACGCGCTTCGTGAGCCGGTCGTTCTCCGGAAAATCATCGGGACGCTCCGTAACGACCATGGAATGTTCGTCCACGAGACGTTGCTGTCCCTGCTGGCGACGTGGCGCCAGCAGGGACGCAACCCCTACGAGGAACTCAAGCGAGTTGCCCGAGACAACGAGATGATTTCACGGGCGCAAGCTGTGCCGGTTGTCGAGCCCTCGGGGTAA
- a CDS encoding DUF5789 family protein: MEGPRDSDRTREQGIDFGDLAENLATHEYPATTAELLADYGDTELSCSNGTQTFRSVLEPFADMQFDSAGEVRQAVYTMVDETAIGRKYYSDRTPPAPGEDREGPDESF; this comes from the coding sequence ATGGAAGGACCACGCGATAGTGACCGGACACGGGAACAGGGGATTGACTTCGGCGATCTTGCCGAGAACCTCGCCACGCACGAGTATCCGGCCACAACGGCGGAACTACTCGCAGATTATGGCGACACTGAACTCAGCTGCTCGAACGGTACACAGACGTTTCGGAGCGTGCTTGAGCCCTTCGCGGATATGCAGTTCGATTCTGCTGGGGAAGTCCGGCAAGCGGTGTACACCATGGTCGATGAGACTGCAATTGGACGGAAATATTACAGCGACCGAACGCCGCCTGCCCCTGGTGAAGACCGAGAAGGCCCCGACGAGTCATTCTGA
- a CDS encoding DUF1931 family protein, with protein MTDLIIKSAVKDTLEEHNVAADFYDALDDRVSDLLDDAARRADANNRKTVQPRDL; from the coding sequence ATGACTGACCTGATTATTAAAAGCGCGGTCAAGGACACGCTCGAAGAGCACAACGTCGCGGCGGACTTCTACGATGCCCTCGATGACCGAGTGTCGGACCTGCTCGACGATGCGGCCCGGCGAGCCGACGCGAACAACCGGAAAACGGTACAGCCACGCGATTTATAG